In one Candidatus Nitronereus thalassa genomic region, the following are encoded:
- a CDS encoding site-2 protease family protein, which translates to MDDHKVPPGRIGDRPEENPQEDLPSDTYEWPPEWEAHVPEAPSIFSILYLPILLFVVTVFTTLWAGAYQVNTHPVKGAWDFLIRYPENLFQGWPFAATLLGILVTHEFGHFWLSRIHRVPASLPMFIPGPPQFIGTFGAIIRMRSPIMNRRALFDIGVAGPIAGFVVAVVALIIGLSLSTVVPKLGLYGLQLGEPLLLQFFAWLVFGPIPETYDIVLHPVGFAAWFGLFVTALNLLPVGQLDGGHVAFALFGRRQRTLAYAVLPILVVLGIWGWPGWLLWAGLTVLVGIAHPPVIDPSAELGRGRVWVGWLAIAIFVLSFSPVPFYFG; encoded by the coding sequence ATGGATGACCACAAAGTTCCCCCCGGCAGAATTGGTGATCGCCCAGAAGAAAATCCTCAAGAAGATTTACCTTCCGACACTTATGAATGGCCTCCGGAATGGGAGGCCCATGTTCCTGAGGCCCCAAGCATCTTTTCAATTCTCTACCTCCCGATTCTTCTTTTTGTCGTCACGGTTTTTACCACTCTTTGGGCTGGGGCTTATCAGGTCAATACTCACCCAGTGAAAGGCGCCTGGGATTTTTTAATACGGTATCCCGAGAATTTGTTTCAAGGGTGGCCATTTGCCGCCACACTTCTGGGAATTCTTGTGACTCATGAATTTGGCCACTTTTGGCTTTCGCGGATCCATCGGGTTCCAGCATCCCTTCCCATGTTCATTCCAGGGCCTCCCCAATTCATTGGAACGTTTGGGGCTATTATTCGGATGCGCTCGCCCATCATGAATCGTCGGGCTTTATTTGATATCGGAGTGGCGGGGCCTATTGCAGGATTTGTGGTGGCGGTGGTGGCTTTGATTATCGGATTGTCGCTGTCCACGGTGGTGCCCAAACTGGGTTTGTATGGGCTACAATTGGGAGAGCCTCTGCTTCTTCAGTTTTTCGCATGGTTAGTCTTTGGTCCTATTCCCGAAACTTATGATATTGTGTTGCACCCTGTTGGGTTCGCGGCCTGGTTTGGTCTCTTTGTTACCGCCTTAAATCTGTTGCCAGTAGGGCAGCTCGATGGAGGGCATGTGGCCTTTGCCTTATTCGGACGGCGTCAACGGACGTTGGCATATGCAGTGCTTCCAATCTTAGTGGTGCTGGGTATTTGGGGATGGCCCGGATGGTTGTTGTGGGCGGGATTGACGGTGTTGGTGGGAATTGCTCACCCACCTGTTATTGATCCTTCCGCCGAATTAGGTCGAGGACGGGTGTGGGTTGGATGGTTGGCGATTGCCATATTTGTTCTGAGTTTTTCCCCAGTTCCTTTTTACTTTGGATAG
- a CDS encoding MBL fold metallo-hydrolase has protein sequence MPLEDEFCDIVKKARSGLAYSVEQVSEHATLSRTDWESLEKGVRMPSAAEVEATANVLSLKSRALNAVAIELWEPIPSPSWLETAVITVRGEIGGYEVKGYVLFDAGTKEAVFIDTAYNAKAMLAEVKSRGFKLVGVCLTHGHTDHAGGLDSILKEWPVPVYLGNGDFPLLPWKPEKEKLVVPHNGQKISVGSLTVTCLATPGHTPGGFCFQVSLVDHKICFVGDTLFAGSIGRSNPFSLYPEHLQSVRGCVLQLPDETVLLPGHGPATTVKEEKIHNPFG, from the coding sequence ATGCCGCTTGAAGACGAATTTTGCGATATTGTGAAAAAAGCCAGATCCGGACTTGCGTATTCGGTGGAGCAGGTGTCGGAACACGCTACCTTGTCGCGCACCGATTGGGAAAGTCTTGAAAAAGGTGTGCGCATGCCTTCGGCCGCTGAGGTTGAGGCTACCGCCAACGTATTGTCCTTAAAATCCAGGGCGTTGAATGCTGTTGCGATTGAGCTGTGGGAACCCATTCCATCGCCGAGCTGGCTTGAAACCGCCGTTATTACCGTGAGGGGAGAAATTGGCGGTTATGAGGTTAAAGGCTATGTGCTTTTCGATGCCGGAACCAAAGAGGCAGTCTTTATTGATACGGCGTACAATGCCAAGGCCATGTTGGCCGAAGTAAAAAGCCGAGGGTTCAAGCTCGTTGGAGTGTGTTTAACCCATGGACATACCGATCATGCCGGTGGGCTCGATAGCATTTTGAAGGAATGGCCGGTTCCTGTGTATTTGGGGAATGGTGATTTTCCATTGTTACCCTGGAAACCAGAGAAAGAGAAGCTTGTTGTCCCGCATAACGGGCAAAAAATTTCTGTGGGTTCCCTTACGGTAACCTGCTTGGCGACGCCTGGGCATACCCCCGGCGGGTTCTGTTTCCAGGTGTCCCTCGTCGATCATAAGATTTGCTTTGTGGGTGATACGCTCTTTGCTGGGTCGATTGGACGATCGAACCCCTTCTCCCTTTACCCGGAGCATTTGCAATCTGTGCGTGGATGCGTGTTACAGCTTCCTGACGAGACGGTATTGCTGCCTGGACATGGTCCCGCGACCACGGTAAAAGAAGAAAAAATTCATAATCCATTTGGATGA